In Anopheles gambiae chromosome 2, idAnoGambNW_F1_1, whole genome shotgun sequence, a single window of DNA contains:
- the LOC3290009 gene encoding uncharacterized protein LOC3290009 isoform X2, with the protein MKLFVVLMALVAAAVAAPAPQFGFGYPGFGGGYRHHPRYYRPYPGPHYGGHYGGPVGGLLGGGGGGFSGSQANAQSASFNIGLGGISGSFSNSNANSFGGGPGGGFGGSGAQASAQSASFGGGLGGFGGSASNAQASANSFGGGGGGLFF; encoded by the exons ATGAAactgtttgttgtgttgatgGCCCTAGTGGCCGCTGCGGTTGCTGCACCGGCGCCCCAGTTTGGCTTCGGATATCCCGGCTTTGGAGGAG GATACCGACACCATCCACGCTACTATCGCCCGTATCCAGGCCCCCACTATGGTGGACACTACGGTGGTCCGGTCGGTGGTCtgctcggtggtggtggtggtggattcTCCGGCAGCCAGGCTAACGCACAGTCCGCCTCCTTCAACATCGGTCTAGGCGGCATTTCGGGCTCGTTCAGTAACTCGAACGCTAACTCGTTCGGCGGTGGCCCTGGCGGTGGTTTCGGTGGATCCGGTGCACAGGCGTCGGCACAGTCCGCCTCGTTCGGCGGCGGTCTGGGAGGTTTCGGTGGTTCGGCCTCCAATGCCCAAGCGTCGGCTAACTCGTTCGGTGGAGGCGGCGGTGGTTT GTTCTTCTAA
- the LOC1276299 gene encoding small ribosomal subunit protein uS15m, whose amino-acid sequence MNALAKLKTLTPSVNQIVRTYALKSDLKIKWVRPEKIPCYKPEKSGDLQSLPTFAGTELMKDYRDSKELETANEHVRNLFTIQHNRRREMVENFKEDMVRRVYRHELDYGSIEAQLGLMTARIRSLQDYMEKFPRQSVVKVQLKELIDKRKRFLRYLRRWDYRRFEYMLEKLDLVYKPYPTHFHWITRKDSLRKLTNIHCDQIKETRLEEYRRQLESQQIDFLENKLKTLEFIRKEQTECQVPVTVSSDEIKAVRKQYEELKQKRAAAAESLKEPEDS is encoded by the exons ATGAACGCGCTCGCCAAGCTGAAAACGCTCACCCCCAGCGTCAATCAAATCGTACGCACGTACGCATTAAAATCGGACCTCAAAATCAAATGGGTCCGACCGGAGAAGATCCCGTGCTACAAGCCGGAGAAGTCGGGCGATTTGCAGTCCCTGCCAACGTTTGCCGGCACCGAGCTGATGAAGGATTACCGTGACTCGAAGGAGCTGGAGACGGCCAACGAGCATGTGCGCAATCTGTTCACCATACAGCACAATCGGCGCCGGGAGATGGTGGAAAACTTTAAGGAGGACATGGTGCGAAGGGTGTACCGACACGAGCTGGACTACGGTTCCATCGAGGCACAGC TGGGGCTGATGACGGCCAGGATTCGCAGCTTGCAAGACTACATGGAAAAGTTCCCCCGCCAGTCCGTGGTGAAGGTTCAGCTGAAGGAGTTGATTGACAAACGCAAGCGCTTCCTTCGCTACCTGCGCCGATGGGACTATCGGCGGTTCGAGTACATGCTGGAGAAGCTTGATCTCGTGTACAAACCCTATCCAAC gcaTTTCCACTGGATCACACGCAAAGACTCGTTGCGCAAGCTGACCAACATCCACTGCGACCAGATCAAAGAGACGCGACTGGAAGAGTACCGCCGGCAGTTGGAATCGCAACAGATTGACTTTCTCGAGAACAAGCTGAAAACGCTGGAATTCATCCGCAAGGAGCAGACGGAATGCCAGGTACCGGTGACAGTATCGAGCGATGAAATCAAAGCCGTCCGCAAGCAATACGAAGAGCTGAAGCAAAAgcgagcggcagcagcggaAAGCTTAAAAGAGCCCGAAGATTCTTAA
- the LOC1276298 gene encoding pupal cuticle protein 36: MNRFVGVIILSALVIGALGQNDGRDAEVRDRAGNGYEVLVESSLHVRKANPAVRRNVRSVLDLLVPPEAVLVRQKRQFNGFGASSSNANANAFNQYYGPNGFGASAANAGAQSFYNQGPGGGFGASAANSASQGFSAGPGGFSGSAGQSGSQSYKLPGNKDVNLSYSGGFSVANGQPSVSQGSSISFSKK; the protein is encoded by the exons aTGAACAGATTCGTTGGAGTGATCATACTTTCGGCACTGGTGATCGGTGCCTTAGGTCAGAACGATGGCCGCG ATGCTGAGGTGAGAGATCGCGCCGGCAATGGGTACGAGGTCCTGGTCGAGTCTTCCCTGCACGTGCGAAAGGCAAACCCGGCCGTACGACGCAACGTGCGCAGCGTGCTAGATCTGCTGGTGCCACCGGAAGCGGTGCTCGTGCGCCAAAAGCGCCAATTCAA TGGGTTCGGTGCGTCCAGCTCGAATGCTAATGCTAACGCCTTCAACCAGTATTACGGCCCGAACGGATTTGGAGCGAGCGCGGCCAACGCGGGCGCACAGTCCTTCTACAACCAGGGACCGGGTGGTGGTTTCGGTGCATCGGCAGCCAACTCCGCCTCTCAAGGCTTCTCGGCCGGTCCGGGCGGTTTCTCG GGCTCCGCTGGACAGTCCGGTAGCCAGAGCTACAAGCTTCCCGGCAACAAGGACGTGAACCTGTCGTACAGTGGTGGATTTTCCGTCGCCAACGGCCAGCCCAGCGTATCGCAGGGCAGCTCGATCAGCTTCTCGAAGAAGTAG
- the LOC4576188 gene encoding uncharacterized protein LOC4576188 — protein MSASVRASASCWWAVICLLLLVVGCVLSMPAQEDTRVDKPLGGVPDAGSVHEEVVVAAALYVRKKDPTTLRRQKREIRNNHVTVQHGTSHTNRFDGAGTGKREPFLGKQHEKVLTNWKNDNGAASSKVGLRKE, from the exons ATGTCCGCTTCAGTTCGAGCCAGCGCGTCCTGCTGGTGGGCAGTGATCTGTCTTTTGCTGCTGGTTGTCGGATGCGTCCTGTCCATGCCCGCGCAAGAGGACACCCGGGTGGACAAACCGCTCGGCGGAGTGCCGGACGCTGGCAGTGTGCATGAGGAGGTCGTCGTTGCAGCCGCACTGTACGTGCGCAAGAAGGATCCTACTACGCTGCGACGGCAGAAGCGTGAAATACG GAATAATCACGTAACGGTTCAGCACGGCACGTCACACACGAACCGGTTCGATGGGGCAGGCACTGGCAAAAGGGAACCGTTTTTGGGCAAGCAGCACGAAAAGGTACTGACCAACTGGAAGAACGACAACGGAGCGGCGTCATCAAAAGTGGGCCTCCGCAAGGAGTAG
- the LOC3290009 gene encoding pupal cuticle protein 36 isoform X1, whose amino-acid sequence MKLFVVLMALVAAAVAAPAPQFGFGYPGFGGGKFYRKALRRGFIPVAVPVPVAVAPIGVAPVGVLAPVGYVDPGPHYGGHYGGPVGGLLGGGGGGFSGSQANAQSASFNIGLGGISGSFSNSNANSFGGGPGGGFGGSGAQASAQSASFGGGLGGFGGSASNAQASANSFGGGGGGLFF is encoded by the exons ATGAAactgtttgttgtgttgatgGCCCTAGTGGCCGCTGCGGTTGCTGCACCGGCGCCCCAGTTTGGCTTCGGATATCCCGGCTTTGGAGGAG GAAAATTCTATCGAAAAG CACTGCGTAGAG GCTTTATTCCGGTAGCGGTTCCGGTTCCAGTAGCGGTAGCACCGATCGGTGTAGCGCCGGTCGGTGTACTAGCCCCAGTCGGATACGTAGATCCAG GCCCCCACTATGGTGGACACTACGGTGGTCCGGTCGGTGGTCtgctcggtggtggtggtggtggattcTCCGGCAGCCAGGCTAACGCACAGTCCGCCTCCTTCAACATCGGTCTAGGCGGCATTTCGGGCTCGTTCAGTAACTCGAACGCTAACTCGTTCGGCGGTGGCCCTGGCGGTGGTTTCGGTGGATCCGGTGCACAGGCGTCGGCACAGTCCGCCTCGTTCGGCGGCGGTCTGGGAGGTTTCGGTGGTTCGGCCTCCAATGCCCAAGCGTCGGCTAACTCGTTCGGTGGAGGCGGCGGTGGTTT GTTCTTCTAA
- the LOC133391701 gene encoding serine/threonine-protein kinase Wnk-like: protein MKHWYAFAIVGLCLLLERTNCAPQFGAFAQASSSKYVVREQSVARVAKVEINNNNPSTANAISSITSLRNQFRVQTVFQAPDQQIQRPQGIRNPLPNQNAQPNLARAQQTTFQQIRPTAGRVQQFQPARINAPQKQVITEPQIVKEIQPSRTNVPQNQLIRRQQIVQQFQPTGTNAAQAQLIRRQQIVQQFQPTGTNAPQTQTIRRQQIGQQLQPTVTRVQPVQVTRRTEIVQQVLPTGTNAPQTQTIRRQQVVQQVQPTVTRVQPVQVVRRKQVVQQVQSTRTNAPQTQTIRRQQTEQQQPTVTRVQPVQVVRQQQQPRVVSQPQPIATAQYTQAQTVQSVPAQSQYERELAQYRQVLAEYRAQTGGAAPQVYQTQTAAPQVYQAQTAAPVVYQPQPQYVQTYAQPVQQQPYYVQPAQQQPYYQPSTGRSNTSGGRSSGLLSTFTNGLRALTGGLFG, encoded by the exons ATGAAGCATTGGTATGCCTTTGCCATTGTAGGACTGTGTTTGCTGCTCGAAAGGACGAACTGTGCACCACAGTTTGGAG CTTTCGCGCAGGCAAGCAGTTCGAAGTACGTGGTGAGGGAGCAATCGGTAGCACGTGTGGCCAAAgtggaaataaataataaca ATCCCAGCACGGCGAATGCCATCAGTTCGATTACGTCATTGCGTAATCAGTTCAGAGTGCAAACCGTTTTTCAAGCTCCAGACCAACAAATTCAGCGACCTCAAGGAATAAGGAACCCGCTACCAAATCAGAATGCTCAGCCAAACTTGGCACGTGCTCAGCAGACTACGTTCCAACAGATTAGGCCCACCGCTGGCAGAGTTCAGCAGTTTCAACCAGCCAGGATAAACGCTCCCCAGAAACAGGTCATCACGGAACCGCAGATAGTGAAGGAGATTCAACCCTCCAGGACAAATGTTCCCCAGAATCAGCTCATCAGACGGCAGCAGATAGTACAGCAGTTTCAACCCACAGGGACAAATGCTGCCCAGGCTCAGCTCATCAGACGGCAGCAgatagtgcagcagtttcaacCCACAGGGACAAATGCTCCCCAGACACAAACCATCAGACGACAGCAGATAGGGCAGCAGCTACAGCCCACTGTGACAAGAGTGCAGCCAGTTCAAGTAACAAGGCGAACGGAAATAGTGCAACAGGTACTACCGACCGGGACAAACGCTCCCCAAACACAAACCATCAGGCGACAGCAAGTAGTGCAGCAGGTTCAGCCCACCGTGACAAGAGTGCAGCCAGTTCAAGTAGTAAGACGTAAGCAAGTAGTGCAGCAAGTTCAATCTACCAGGACAAACGCTCCCCAGACACAAACCATCAGGCGACAGCagaccgagcagcagcagcccactGTGACTAGAGTGCAGCCAGTACAAGTGGTaaggcagcaacagcaaccacgGGTAGTAAGCCAGCCACAACCCATCGCAACAGCACAATACACACAGGCTCAAACGGTGCAAAGCGTCCCTGCTCAGTCACAGTACGAGCGTGAGCTGGCCCAGTATCGCCAGGTTCTGGCTGAATACCGAGCACAAACAGGAGGAGCAGCACCTCAAGTCTACCAGACCCAAACAGCAGCGCCGCAAGTTTATCAGGCCCAAACAGCAGCGCCTGTAGTTTACCAACCCCAACCACAATACGTCCAAACATACGCACAGCCAGTCCAACAGCAGCCGTACTATGTGCAGCcggcccagcagcagccataCTATCAGCCGAGTACCGGCCGATCCAACACTTCCGGCGGCAGGTCTTCAGGTTTGCTATCCA ctttcacGAATGGCTTACGAGCGCTTACCGGTGGATTGTTTGGTTAA
- the LOC3290010 gene encoding uncharacterized protein LOC3290010 isoform X2 — MSFSSVAVLALLCGVGLCLAYPYPYPQNAFMYYRNALPVMAYPQLQQTAMYQHAMYQNQRLRQNYQRRSATSGVAAFAAGDNIATGTILKDPAVEGYPSVQSFADAYPADALPENEIPLSDDGGQLEQDGNAGGELDFALDNEEPLEDVPAVAAAPLVPTTTDKRKKKVTVQLDSASAEDDQEDEEQVSFGTRRGGSAGRPAGGSAGPMFPVTFGSTNGGAIAIANSYSTGKGGSATSHATAYGSPASVPEERRRAVVLQQQKQHQQQQQQQRSIRPAKLRTKH; from the exons aTGTCGTTCTCAAGCGTTGCCGTGTTGGCGTTGCTGTGTGGCGTTGGGCTTTGCTTGGCCTATCCGTATCCCTATCCGCAGAATG CGTTCATGTACTACCGCAATGCACTTCCGGTGATGGCGTACCCTCAGCTGCAGCAAACCGCCATGTATCAGCACGCAATGTACCAGAACCAGCGGCTACGGCAGAACTATCAACGTCGATCGGCAACGAGCGGGGTGGCCGCATTTGCCGCCGGAGACAACATCGCCACCGGTACGATTCTCAAGG ATCCTGCTGTGGAGGGTTACCCTTCGGTGCAGTCGTTTGCCGATGCGTACCCAGCGGACGCGCTGCCCGAGAATGAGATCCCGCTCAGCGACGATGGTGGACAGTTGGAGCAGGATGGAAATGCTGGGGGCGAGCTAGACTTTGCGCTAGACAACGAGGAGCCGCTGGAGGATGTgccggctgttgctgctgcgccgCTAGTGCCGACAACAACCGACAAGCGCAAGAAGAAGGTTACCGTGCAGCTCGATTCGGCCTCGGCTGAAGACGATCAGGAGGATGAAGAGCAGGTGAGCTTCGGTACGCGTCGTGGCGGTTCGGCCGGTCGTCCCGCCGGAGGGTCTGCTGGACCCATGTTCCCTGTTACGTTTGGCAGCACCAATGGCGGTGCGATCGCTATTGCTAACAGCTACAGCACGGGAAAGGGTGGATCGGCTACCAGCCATGCCACCGCTTACGGCAGTCCCGCCTCGGTACCGGAGGAACGTCGGCGGGCTGTTGTGCTGCAGCAACagaagcagcaccagcagcagcagcaacagcagcgcagCATTCGTCCGGCTAAGCTGCGAACGAAGCACTAA
- the LOC3290010 gene encoding uncharacterized protein LOC3290010 isoform X1 — protein MSFSSVAVLALLCGVGLCLAYPYPYPQNAFMYYRNALPVMAYPQLQQTAMYQHAMYQNQRLRQNYQRRSATSGVAAFAAGDNIATGTILKADCRPADPAVEGYPSVQSFADAYPADALPENEIPLSDDGGQLEQDGNAGGELDFALDNEEPLEDVPAVAAAPLVPTTTDKRKKKVTVQLDSASAEDDQEDEEQVSFGTRRGGSAGRPAGGSAGPMFPVTFGSTNGGAIAIANSYSTGKGGSATSHATAYGSPASVPEERRRAVVLQQQKQHQQQQQQQRSIRPAKLRTKH, from the exons aTGTCGTTCTCAAGCGTTGCCGTGTTGGCGTTGCTGTGTGGCGTTGGGCTTTGCTTGGCCTATCCGTATCCCTATCCGCAGAATG CGTTCATGTACTACCGCAATGCACTTCCGGTGATGGCGTACCCTCAGCTGCAGCAAACCGCCATGTATCAGCACGCAATGTACCAGAACCAGCGGCTACGGCAGAACTATCAACGTCGATCGGCAACGAGCGGGGTGGCCGCATTTGCCGCCGGAGACAACATCGCCACCGGTACGATTCTCAAGG CTGACTGCCGACCCGCAGATCCTGCTGTGGAGGGTTACCCTTCGGTGCAGTCGTTTGCCGATGCGTACCCAGCGGACGCGCTGCCCGAGAATGAGATCCCGCTCAGCGACGATGGTGGACAGTTGGAGCAGGATGGAAATGCTGGGGGCGAGCTAGACTTTGCGCTAGACAACGAGGAGCCGCTGGAGGATGTgccggctgttgctgctgcgccgCTAGTGCCGACAACAACCGACAAGCGCAAGAAGAAGGTTACCGTGCAGCTCGATTCGGCCTCGGCTGAAGACGATCAGGAGGATGAAGAGCAGGTGAGCTTCGGTACGCGTCGTGGCGGTTCGGCCGGTCGTCCCGCCGGAGGGTCTGCTGGACCCATGTTCCCTGTTACGTTTGGCAGCACCAATGGCGGTGCGATCGCTATTGCTAACAGCTACAGCACGGGAAAGGGTGGATCGGCTACCAGCCATGCCACCGCTTACGGCAGTCCCGCCTCGGTACCGGAGGAACGTCGGCGGGCTGTTGTGCTGCAGCAACagaagcagcaccagcagcagcagcaacagcagcgcagCATTCGTCCGGCTAAGCTGCGAACGAAGCACTAA